One Streptomyces sp. SAI-135 DNA segment encodes these proteins:
- a CDS encoding ABC transporter permease: MSLATETVAESTAVPEDDPRRARAAVFALARFEARDLLRYIPVLATLVLYVGWTAWTLFHQQDGMEAFPALQDADRDTQSGPLLLGIALFVCVNRCTLRSRRRGTDRQFDVLVMEPWRRTVAHVLSVVPFAVLTALVVLGEFTRQALRPGAVGHGSPAELAVGPLYVLLCGVLGVLLARLVPSTFAAPIGVIALFVLSVFLSAGTADAQWSRWLSPIVDETSNNTVLPADLVGRPAAWHALYLTGLVLLLALVAVLVSGGRTRLLKAGTAGALALTVAGAVGQSGGVSPELAAAREQASVAPQRDQSCVRHGGSTYCAFPEWTGRTGDWAGVVDRVQALAGGTAARQPLLVRQRIDARYGLSGDAAIEPLTAPHQVTVGSRWGGNRVPEFAVAVAYVLVAGDESKGGELCDGRVVTAMWLALGRDSDPMADLANVRLDDSVTGSAYVLAPTSGLSMTAGQTDVVRELLGRPRAEVTASVQRHWSELTAPGVSTAQVARMLGTEVPKGADDCAQE; the protein is encoded by the coding sequence ATGAGCCTGGCGACGGAGACGGTGGCCGAGTCCACCGCCGTACCCGAGGACGACCCGCGACGGGCCAGGGCGGCCGTGTTCGCGCTCGCCCGCTTCGAGGCACGCGACCTGCTGCGCTACATCCCGGTGCTGGCGACGCTCGTGCTGTACGTCGGCTGGACCGCCTGGACGCTGTTCCACCAGCAGGACGGCATGGAGGCCTTCCCGGCCCTCCAGGACGCCGACCGGGACACCCAGAGCGGCCCACTGCTGCTGGGGATCGCCCTGTTCGTGTGCGTCAACCGGTGCACGCTGCGCTCCCGCAGGCGCGGCACCGACCGGCAGTTCGACGTACTGGTCATGGAGCCGTGGCGGCGGACGGTCGCGCATGTGCTGTCGGTGGTGCCCTTCGCCGTCCTCACCGCGCTGGTCGTGCTCGGCGAGTTCACCCGGCAGGCCCTCAGGCCGGGTGCGGTGGGCCACGGCTCACCCGCCGAACTGGCCGTCGGCCCCCTGTACGTGCTGCTGTGCGGCGTGCTCGGGGTGCTGCTGGCCCGGCTGGTCCCGTCCACGTTCGCGGCACCGATCGGCGTGATCGCGCTCTTCGTCCTCAGCGTGTTCCTCTCCGCGGGCACCGCCGACGCGCAGTGGTCGCGGTGGCTGTCGCCGATCGTGGACGAGACCAGCAACAACACGGTGCTCCCGGCGGACCTCGTCGGCCGCCCGGCGGCCTGGCACGCGCTGTACCTGACGGGGCTGGTCCTGCTGCTCGCCCTTGTCGCGGTCCTGGTGAGCGGGGGCCGGACGCGGTTGCTGAAGGCCGGCACGGCGGGAGCGCTCGCGCTGACGGTGGCCGGCGCGGTGGGCCAGTCCGGAGGCGTGTCACCGGAGTTGGCCGCCGCCCGCGAACAGGCCTCGGTCGCCCCGCAGCGGGACCAGTCGTGCGTACGGCACGGCGGCTCGACGTACTGCGCCTTCCCCGAGTGGACCGGCCGGACGGGCGACTGGGCGGGGGTCGTGGACCGCGTCCAGGCCCTGGCCGGCGGTACGGCCGCCCGGCAGCCCCTTCTCGTACGGCAGCGGATCGACGCCCGTTACGGACTGAGCGGTGACGCGGCGATCGAACCGCTCACCGCGCCGCACCAGGTGACCGTGGGCAGCCGGTGGGGCGGCAACCGGGTCCCCGAGTTCGCGGTCGCCGTCGCCTATGTGCTGGTCGCCGGTGACGAGTCGAAGGGCGGTGAACTGTGCGACGGCCGGGTGGTCACCGCGATGTGGCTGGCCCTGGGCCGGGACTCCGACCCGATGGCCGACCTCGCCAACGTGCGGCTGGACGACAGCGTGACCGGGTCGGCGTACGTCCTCGCCCCGACCAGCGGGCTGTCCATGACGGCCGGACAGACCGATGTCGTACGGGAGTTGCTGGGGCGGCCGCGCGCCGAGGTGACGGCTTCCGTCCAGCGGC
- a CDS encoding ABC transporter ATP-binding protein: MTDTVSASGLHLRYGGTRALDDVGLRLSPGVTGLLGPNGAGKTTLLRVLATAVPPDRGSFTVLGHDPGSSRGRQQVRRSLGYLPQSPGFHPDFSAFEFVDYVAILKELTDRTARHREVRRVLEEVDLGDVRGKRIKKLSGGMRQRVALAAALVGDPGFLVLDEPTVGLDPEQRMRFRELIAQAGEGRTVLLSTHQTEDVAMLCHRVLVMAHGRILFAGTPAELTARAAGRVWSSTERAPDAKAGWRTGTGSFRNVGDPPAGADLLEPTLEDGYLLTLDDVAAEVATA; this comes from the coding sequence ATGACCGACACCGTCTCCGCCTCCGGGCTCCATCTCCGCTACGGCGGCACCCGCGCCCTCGACGACGTGGGGCTGCGGCTGTCCCCGGGGGTGACCGGGCTGCTCGGGCCCAACGGGGCCGGGAAGACCACCCTGCTCAGGGTGCTCGCCACCGCCGTGCCCCCCGACCGGGGCTCCTTCACCGTCCTCGGCCATGACCCGGGCAGCTCGCGGGGGCGACAGCAGGTCCGGCGCTCGCTCGGCTATCTGCCGCAGAGCCCGGGATTCCACCCGGACTTCAGCGCCTTCGAGTTCGTCGACTACGTGGCGATCCTCAAGGAGCTCACCGACCGCACCGCACGCCACCGCGAGGTGCGGCGCGTACTGGAGGAGGTCGACCTCGGGGACGTGCGCGGGAAGCGCATCAAGAAGCTGTCCGGCGGGATGCGGCAGCGGGTCGCGCTGGCCGCCGCCCTCGTCGGCGACCCCGGTTTCCTCGTCCTCGACGAACCGACCGTCGGCCTCGACCCCGAACAGCGCATGCGGTTCCGGGAGTTGATCGCGCAGGCCGGAGAGGGGCGGACCGTGCTCCTGTCCACCCACCAGACCGAGGACGTGGCGATGCTCTGCCACCGTGTCCTGGTCATGGCCCACGGCCGCATCCTCTTCGCGGGCACCCCCGCCGAACTGACCGCACGCGCAGCCGGCCGGGTGTGGAGCAGCACGGAACGCGCCCCGGACGCCAAGGCGGGCTGGCGCACCGGCACCGGGTCCTTCCGCAACGTCGGCGACCCGCCCGCCGGCGCCGATCTCCTCGAACCCACCCTGGAGGACGGCTACTTGCTCACCCTGGACGACGTGGCCGCGGAGGTGGCGACCGCATGA
- a CDS encoding zf-HC2 domain-containing protein → MTWHVAEDDLRAYARGELAAPLLWSADTHLAACAECRALLAGVDPVALDAGWERLDAELDVPRPGWLESLLTRVGIADHTARLLAATPVLRRSWLAAVVFLLLATVGAVHTTESPTLFLALAPLLPLVGVALSYGPALDPTYEMTVVAPTHGFRLLMIRTLAVLVAGLGLNGIATLALPGYGLRALAWLLPALALTATGLALTPRLGPVLAPSLVGGAWIAVMLAAQAAQQAQTDALAPFTAAGQGVAGAVTALGTGLLFLLRDRFDLFNGSAG, encoded by the coding sequence ATGACCTGGCATGTGGCCGAAGACGATCTGCGGGCCTACGCCCGGGGCGAGTTGGCCGCCCCCCTGCTCTGGTCCGCCGACACCCATCTCGCCGCCTGCGCCGAGTGCCGGGCGCTGCTCGCCGGGGTCGACCCGGTGGCGCTGGACGCCGGGTGGGAGCGGCTGGACGCCGAGCTGGACGTGCCCCGGCCGGGGTGGCTGGAGTCGCTGCTGACCCGGGTCGGGATCGCCGACCACACCGCGCGGCTGCTCGCGGCCACGCCGGTGCTCAGGCGCTCCTGGCTGGCGGCCGTGGTGTTCCTGCTGCTGGCGACGGTGGGCGCGGTGCACACGACCGAGTCGCCGACCCTGTTCCTGGCTCTGGCCCCGCTGCTGCCGCTGGTCGGCGTCGCGCTGTCCTACGGTCCGGCGCTCGACCCGACCTACGAGATGACGGTCGTCGCGCCCACCCACGGCTTCCGCCTGCTGATGATCCGGACGCTCGCCGTCCTGGTCGCGGGCCTCGGCCTCAACGGGATCGCCACCCTCGCCCTGCCCGGCTACGGCCTGCGCGCCCTGGCCTGGCTGCTGCCCGCGCTCGCCCTGACCGCGACCGGACTCGCCCTCACCCCGAGGCTCGGCCCGGTCCTCGCGCCCTCCCTGGTCGGCGGCGCCTGGATCGCCGTGATGCTGGCCGCGCAGGCCGCACAGCAGGCGCAGACCGATGCCCTCGCCCCCTTCACAGCGGCCGGACAGGGCGTCGCCGGGGCGGTGACCGCGCTCGGCACCGGCCTGCTCTTCCTCCTCCGCGACCGCTTCGACCTCTTCAACGGGAGCGCCGGATGA
- a CDS encoding RNA polymerase sigma factor, whose amino-acid sequence MRETRSDGDLLRAIAADGDRRAFEELYRRYAPWLLARLRGRCADAGLVDDVVQETFLAVWRGTARYREEGDVAGWLWRIGSRRLIDALRGDGARGRLRQALSRLRHRDEVSAEERVLAGVEHGDLAGALVGLSPELRAVLQATVIDGLTTREAAVLLGIPPGTVKTRAMRARKQLREALA is encoded by the coding sequence GTGAGGGAAACGAGAAGCGACGGGGATCTGCTGCGGGCCATCGCGGCGGACGGCGACCGGCGCGCCTTCGAGGAGCTGTACCGGCGGTACGCGCCCTGGCTGCTCGCCCGGCTGCGGGGGCGCTGTGCGGACGCGGGCCTGGTCGACGACGTCGTACAGGAGACGTTCCTCGCGGTGTGGCGGGGGACCGCGCGCTACCGCGAGGAAGGTGACGTGGCGGGGTGGCTGTGGCGCATCGGCTCGCGGCGGCTGATCGACGCGCTGCGGGGGGACGGGGCGCGGGGACGGCTCCGGCAGGCCCTGTCCCGGCTGCGGCACCGGGACGAGGTGTCCGCGGAGGAACGCGTGCTCGCGGGGGTGGAGCACGGGGATCTCGCGGGCGCCCTCGTTGGGCTCTCACCGGAGCTGCGGGCGGTGCTCCAGGCCACGGTCATCGACGGCCTCACCACCCGAGAGGCCGCCGTCCTGCTGGGCATCCCGCCCGGCACCGTCAAGACCCGGGCGATGCGGGCCCGCAAACAGCTGAGGGAGGCACTCGCGTGA
- a CDS encoding GntR family transcriptional regulator — protein MVEYRIDRRSGVATYVQIVQQTKQALRLGLLEPGDRLPTAREVVEATAINPNTVLKAYRELEREGLVEARRGLGTFVRRTLGAHTADTPLRAELDDWARRARAAGLGREDADAFFTAVLDEHFPKGDQ, from the coding sequence GTGGTCGAGTACCGCATCGACCGGCGCTCCGGCGTCGCCACCTACGTGCAGATCGTCCAGCAGACCAAACAGGCCCTCAGGCTCGGCCTCCTCGAACCGGGGGACCGGCTCCCCACGGCCCGCGAGGTCGTGGAGGCCACCGCCATCAACCCGAACACCGTGCTCAAGGCGTACCGCGAACTGGAACGCGAGGGCCTGGTCGAGGCCCGCCGCGGCCTCGGCACCTTCGTCCGCCGCACCCTCGGCGCCCACACGGCCGACACGCCCCTGCGCGCCGAACTCGACGACTGGGCCAGGCGGGCCCGGGCGGCCGGACTCGGGCGCGAGGACGCCGACGCCTTCTTCACCGCCGTACTCGACGAGCATTTCCCGAAGGGGGACCAGTGA
- a CDS encoding ABC transporter ATP-binding protein, whose product MSSSTTPAVALEASGLGKRYGRRPAALDGCSFRLPTGRISALVGPNGAGKSTLLALAAGLLRPTSGTLTVLGGAPGEARDRVAYLAQNKPLYPQLTITETLRMGAELNPARWDAARAARVVEQGGLDPKSRIRGLSGGQRTRVALALALGKRPDLMLLDEPMADLDPLARHELMGTLMADAAEHGTTVLMSSHIVAELADACDHLLLLGGGRVRLGGGIDDLLTAHTLVTGRGTPADLAPHTVIESRTAGRGLTALIRRDGPVGEGWATEEPSLEELLLAHLRAPEAPALLTPGTTATAEAVTA is encoded by the coding sequence GTGAGTTCCAGCACCACCCCGGCCGTCGCCCTTGAGGCGTCCGGCCTGGGCAAGCGGTACGGCAGGCGGCCCGCCGCACTCGACGGCTGCTCCTTCCGGCTGCCCACGGGCCGCATCAGCGCACTGGTCGGCCCCAACGGCGCCGGCAAGTCCACGCTCCTCGCGCTGGCCGCCGGTCTGCTGCGGCCCACCTCCGGCACGCTCACCGTCCTCGGCGGCGCGCCCGGCGAGGCCCGCGACCGGGTCGCCTACCTCGCCCAGAACAAGCCGCTGTACCCGCAGCTGACCATCACCGAGACCCTGCGCATGGGCGCCGAGCTCAACCCGGCCCGCTGGGACGCCGCCCGCGCCGCCCGGGTCGTCGAACAGGGCGGCCTGGACCCGAAGTCCCGCATCCGCGGGCTCTCCGGCGGCCAGCGCACCCGGGTCGCGCTCGCCCTCGCCCTCGGCAAGCGGCCCGACCTGATGCTCCTCGACGAACCGATGGCCGACCTCGACCCGCTCGCCCGGCACGAGCTGATGGGCACCCTGATGGCGGACGCCGCCGAGCACGGCACCACCGTCCTGATGTCCTCGCACATCGTCGCCGAGCTCGCCGACGCCTGCGACCACCTGTTGCTCCTGGGCGGCGGCCGGGTCCGGCTCGGCGGCGGCATCGACGACCTGCTCACCGCGCACACCCTGGTCACCGGTCGCGGCACCCCCGCCGACCTGGCCCCGCACACGGTGATCGAGTCCCGTACCGCCGGCCGCGGCCTGACCGCCCTGATCCGCCGGGACGGCCCGGTCGGCGAGGGCTGGGCGACCGAGGAGCCCTCCCTGGAGGAACTGCTGCTCGCCCATCTCCGCGCCCCCGAGGCCCCCGCACTGCTCACCCCGGGCACCACGGCGACCGCCGAGGCGGTGACCGCATGA
- a CDS encoding RNA degradosome polyphosphate kinase: MSQSNAQAEVQHVQPSVGSIAAHRPHTVSATVSDLEPDLDADLDAYEEIPVDGAAQLPQGRFLDRERSWLAFNERVLELAEDPNTPLLERANFLAIFASNLDEFFMVRVAGLKRRIATGVATRSASGLQPREVLEMIWARSRELMARHAACYHEDVAPALAEEGIHLVRWNELQEKEQARLFTLFRHQIFPVLTPLAVDPAHPFPYISGLSLNLAVIVRNPVNGNRHFARVKVPPLLSRFLESSPGRYVPIEDVIAAHLEELFPGMEVLEHHTFRVTRNEDLEVEEDDAENLLQALEKELMRRRFGPPVRLEVEESIDREVLDLLVRELKISEAEVYPLPGPLDLTGLFRIAGLDRPELKYRKFIAGVHRDLAEVESASAPDIFAALRTRDVLLHHPYDSFSTSVQAFLQQAADDPDVLAIKQTLYRTSGDSPIVDALIDAAEAGKQVLVLVEIKARFDEHANIKWARKLEEAGCHVVYGLVGLKTHCKLSLVVRQEGDTLRRYSHVGTGNYHPKTARLYEDLGLLTADPQVGADLSDLFNRLSGYSRRETYRRLLVAPKSLRDGLISRVNKEVQHHRAGRPAFIRIKVNSMVDEALIDSLYRASQAGVPVDVWVRGICAIRPGVAGMSENIRVRSILGRFLEHSRVFAFGNGGEPEVWIGSADMMHRNLDRRIEALVRVTDPAHRAALNRLLETGMSDTTASWHLGPDGEWTRHATDADGQPLRNVQEMLIDARRRRRGTATP, encoded by the coding sequence ATGAGCCAGTCGAACGCCCAGGCAGAGGTCCAGCACGTGCAGCCCTCCGTGGGCTCCATAGCCGCGCACCGCCCGCACACCGTGTCGGCCACCGTCTCCGATCTGGAACCCGATCTCGACGCCGATCTCGACGCGTACGAGGAGATCCCGGTCGACGGTGCCGCCCAGCTCCCGCAGGGTCGTTTCCTCGACCGGGAGCGCAGCTGGCTCGCGTTCAACGAGCGGGTCCTGGAACTCGCCGAGGACCCGAACACCCCGCTCCTGGAACGCGCGAACTTCCTCGCCATCTTCGCCAGCAACCTGGACGAGTTCTTCATGGTCCGGGTGGCCGGTCTGAAGCGCCGTATCGCCACCGGCGTCGCCACCCGCTCCGCCTCCGGCCTCCAGCCCCGCGAGGTGCTGGAGATGATCTGGGCCCGCTCCCGCGAGCTGATGGCCCGGCACGCCGCCTGCTACCACGAGGACGTCGCCCCCGCACTCGCGGAGGAGGGCATCCACCTGGTCCGCTGGAACGAACTCCAGGAGAAGGAGCAGGCCCGCCTGTTCACCCTGTTCCGGCACCAGATCTTCCCGGTCCTGACCCCCCTCGCGGTCGACCCGGCCCACCCCTTCCCGTACATCTCCGGCCTCTCCCTGAACCTGGCCGTGATCGTGCGCAACCCGGTCAACGGCAACCGCCACTTCGCCCGGGTCAAGGTCCCGCCGCTGCTGTCCCGCTTCCTGGAGTCCTCCCCCGGCCGCTACGTCCCCATAGAGGACGTCATCGCCGCCCACTTGGAGGAGCTGTTCCCGGGCATGGAGGTGCTGGAGCACCACACCTTCCGGGTCACCCGCAACGAGGACCTGGAGGTCGAGGAGGACGACGCCGAGAACCTCCTCCAGGCCCTGGAGAAGGAGCTCATGCGGCGCCGCTTCGGCCCGCCGGTGCGCCTGGAGGTCGAGGAGTCCATCGACCGCGAGGTGCTCGACCTGCTGGTGCGCGAGCTGAAGATCTCCGAGGCGGAGGTCTACCCGCTGCCCGGCCCCCTCGACCTCACCGGCCTCTTCCGCATCGCGGGCCTGGACCGCCCCGAGCTGAAGTACCGCAAGTTCATCGCGGGCGTCCACCGCGACCTGGCCGAGGTCGAGTCGGCGTCCGCGCCGGACATCTTCGCCGCCCTGCGTACCCGTGACGTGCTGCTGCACCACCCCTACGACAGCTTCTCGACGTCCGTGCAGGCCTTCCTCCAGCAGGCGGCCGACGACCCGGACGTCCTCGCCATCAAGCAGACCCTGTACCGCACCTCGGGCGACTCCCCCATCGTCGACGCCCTCATCGACGCCGCCGAGGCCGGCAAGCAGGTCCTCGTCCTGGTCGAGATCAAGGCCCGCTTCGACGAGCACGCCAACATCAAGTGGGCGCGCAAGCTGGAGGAGGCGGGCTGTCATGTCGTCTACGGCCTGGTCGGCCTGAAGACCCACTGCAAGCTGTCCCTGGTGGTCCGTCAGGAGGGCGACACGCTACGGCGGTACAGCCACGTCGGCACCGGCAACTACCACCCGAAGACGGCACGGCTGTACGAGGACCTCGGCCTGCTCACCGCCGACCCGCAGGTGGGCGCGGACCTCTCCGACCTGTTCAACCGGCTGTCCGGCTACTCCCGCCGCGAGACCTACCGCCGCCTCCTGGTGGCCCCCAAGTCCCTTCGCGACGGCCTGATCTCCCGCGTGAACAAGGAAGTCCAGCACCACCGCGCAGGACGCCCGGCCTTCATCCGCATCAAGGTCAACTCGATGGTGGACGAGGCGCTCATCGACTCGCTCTACCGCGCGTCCCAGGCGGGCGTGCCGGTCGACGTCTGGGTGCGCGGCATCTGCGCGATCCGGCCGGGCGTCGCGGGCATGTCGGAGAACATCCGGGTCCGCTCGATCCTCGGCCGGTTCCTCGAACACTCCCGCGTCTTCGCCTTCGGCAACGGCGGCGAGCCCGAGGTGTGGATCGGCAGCGCCGACATGATGCACCGCAACCTCGACCGCCGGATAGAGGCACTGGTCCGCGTCACCGACCCGGCCCACCGGGCAGCGCTGAACCGGCTGTTGGAGACCGGCATGTCCGACACCACCGCGTCCTGGCACCTCGGCCCGGACGGCGAGTGGACCCGGCACGCCACGGACGCGGACGGCCAACCCCTGCGCAACGTCCAGGAGATGCTCATAGACGCCCGGAGGCGCCGGCGTGGCACAGCAACACCTTGA
- a CDS encoding CHAD domain-containing protein — protein sequence MAQQHLEPTDPLSGHVGPATGDALAGYLRSQATEFLRALRQHRDSGGAAAGAEEPVDAARALRRSVRRISASLHTFRPALDADWSESLRPELAWLSGTLGMEHAYESRLERLLLALHRLSGAVFPAQPRPVGTAPSPGPAPAPDRGNLTVGAAKAGALLDRQLTLARTRAHSTALQALGSSRFHAVADSIAVLASEVPLTATAGGTDLRPLAAAAQERLEDAVAALPLVAAGHPYNAEALVHGLSPDPSPHPQDAPWHQVRLLLRLHRYAREVLTSSVDVRLLTAGQCLDRHRDASEAASAAAAAARTPRIAPATAYALGVLHADQRHEVEAARFAFQQCWQKQAVST from the coding sequence GTGGCACAGCAACACCTTGAACCGACGGATCCCCTGTCCGGGCACGTCGGGCCTGCCACCGGGGACGCCCTCGCGGGCTACCTGCGGTCCCAGGCCACGGAGTTCCTCCGCGCCCTGCGCCAGCACCGCGACTCCGGCGGTGCGGCGGCGGGCGCGGAGGAACCGGTCGACGCGGCCCGGGCCCTGCGCCGCTCGGTCCGCCGCATCAGCGCCAGCCTCCACACCTTCCGCCCCGCCCTCGACGCCGACTGGTCGGAGTCGCTCCGCCCCGAACTGGCCTGGCTCTCCGGCACCCTGGGCATGGAGCACGCCTACGAGTCCCGCCTGGAACGGCTGTTGCTGGCGCTGCACAGGCTGTCGGGGGCGGTGTTCCCGGCGCAACCGCGCCCCGTCGGCACCGCCCCGTCCCCCGGCCCGGCGCCCGCCCCGGACCGCGGCAACCTCACCGTGGGCGCGGCGAAGGCGGGCGCGCTCCTGGACCGCCAGCTCACCCTCGCCCGCACCCGGGCCCACTCGACGGCCCTCCAGGCCCTCGGCTCCTCCCGCTTCCACGCGGTCGCCGACAGCATCGCCGTCCTGGCGAGCGAGGTCCCCCTGACGGCGACGGCCGGCGGCACCGACCTGCGCCCCCTGGCCGCAGCGGCCCAGGAGCGCCTGGAGGACGCCGTGGCCGCCCTCCCCCTGGTCGCCGCGGGCCACCCCTACAACGCCGAGGCCCTCGTCCACGGCCTCTCCCCGGACCCCTCCCCGCACCCCCAGGACGCCCCCTGGCACCAGGTCCGCCTGCTGCTGCGCCTGCACCGCTACGCCCGCGAGGTCCTGACCTCCTCGGTGGACGTACGGCTCCTGACGGCGGGCCAGTGCCTGGACCGGCACCGGGACGCCTCGGAGGCCGCGTCCGCCGCCGCCGCGGCGGCCCGCACCCCCCGCATCGCCCCGGCCACCGCCTACGCCCTGGGCGTCCTGCACGCCGACCAGCGACACGAGGTGGAGGCGGCCAGGTTCGCGTTCCAGCAGTGCTGGCAGAAGCAGGCGGTGAGCACATGA
- a CDS encoding NUDIX hydrolase yields the protein MTRPDDDDSVVQAAGCVLWRRSPIDGDLEICLVHRPKYDDWSHPKGKVKREEDALAAALREVEEETGYTAEPGTELATVRYMANGRPKRVRYWAAEAIRGHFTPNDEVDRILWLSPAAARSRLTQYRDRTLIDELLPL from the coding sequence ATGACCCGTCCCGATGACGACGACTCCGTGGTCCAGGCGGCCGGCTGCGTCCTGTGGCGCCGCTCACCGATCGACGGCGACCTCGAGATCTGCCTGGTGCACCGGCCGAAGTACGACGACTGGTCGCATCCCAAGGGCAAGGTGAAGCGCGAGGAGGACGCCCTCGCCGCCGCGCTGCGCGAGGTCGAGGAGGAGACCGGCTACACCGCCGAGCCCGGAACCGAGCTGGCCACCGTCCGCTACATGGCCAACGGCCGCCCCAAGAGGGTCCGTTACTGGGCGGCCGAGGCAATCCGGGGCCACTTCACCCCGAACGACGAGGTGGACCGCATCCTGTGGCTCTCCCCGGCCGCGGCCCGCAGCCGTCTGACGCAGTACCGCGACCGCACCCTGATCGACGAGCTGCTGCCGCTCTAG
- a CDS encoding metal-sensitive transcriptional regulator yields the protein MTTTEAGATAPSETVAENNLHESHGPTMHGYHKQKNEHLKRLRRIEGQIRGLQRMVDEDVYCIDILTQVSASTKALQSFALQLLEEHLRHCVADAAVKGGAEIDAKVEEATKAIGRLLRT from the coding sequence ATGACGACGACCGAGGCCGGCGCCACGGCGCCCTCCGAGACAGTGGCGGAAAACAACCTCCACGAGTCCCATGGGCCCACCATGCACGGCTACCACAAACAGAAGAACGAGCACCTCAAGCGCCTGCGCCGGATCGAGGGCCAGATCCGGGGCCTGCAGCGGATGGTCGACGAGGACGTCTACTGCATCGACATACTCACGCAGGTGTCCGCCTCCACCAAGGCCCTGCAGTCCTTCGCGCTGCAGCTCCTGGAGGAACACCTGCGGCACTGCGTCGCGGACGCGGCCGTCAAGGGCGGCGCGGAGATCGACGCGAAGGTCGAGGAGGCGACGAAGGCCATCGGCCGTCTGCTGCGGACGTGA
- a CDS encoding DUF47 family protein, with product MRFRLTPRETSFYDMFAASADNIVTGSKLLMELLGADASARAEIAERMRAAEHAGDDATHAIFHQLNSSFITPFDREDIYNLASSLDDIMDFMEEAVDLVVLYNVEELPKGVEQQIEVLARAAELTAEAMPNLRTMDNLTEYWIEVNRLENQADQIHRKLLAMLFNGKYEAIEVLKLKQIVDVLEEAADAFEHVANTVETIAVKES from the coding sequence GTGCGCTTTCGTCTGACCCCCAGGGAGACGAGCTTCTACGACATGTTCGCCGCCTCCGCGGACAACATCGTCACGGGCTCGAAGCTCCTGATGGAACTGCTCGGGGCGGACGCCTCCGCCCGGGCCGAGATCGCAGAGCGTATGCGGGCCGCGGAACACGCCGGTGACGACGCCACGCACGCGATCTTCCACCAGTTGAACTCCTCGTTCATCACGCCGTTCGACCGCGAGGACATCTACAACCTGGCGTCCTCCCTCGACGACATCATGGACTTCATGGAGGAGGCCGTCGACCTGGTCGTCCTCTACAACGTCGAGGAACTCCCCAAGGGCGTCGAGCAGCAGATCGAGGTCCTGGCGCGGGCGGCCGAGCTCACCGCCGAGGCCATGCCGAACCTGCGGACCATGGACAACCTCACCGAGTACTGGATCGAGGTCAACCGGCTGGAGAACCAGGCCGACCAGATCCACCGCAAGCTGCTCGCCATGCTCTTCAACGGCAAGTACGAGGCCATCGAGGTCCTCAAGCTCAAGCAGATCGTGGACGTCCTCGAAGAGGCCGCGGACGCGTTCGAGCACGTGGCGAACACGGTGGAGACCATCGCCGTCAAGGAGTCCTGA